From Phoenix dactylifera cultivar Barhee BC4 unplaced genomic scaffold, palm_55x_up_171113_PBpolish2nd_filt_p 000366F, whole genome shotgun sequence, one genomic window encodes:
- the LOC103711455 gene encoding RING-H2 finger protein ATL64-like — protein MARPNRTLSASQSSSGSPPAEHAHGARQNRTLYAVLLALNILLILLFYFGIWRYCRKDQRVGDTNAAAASSSAPSAPSPYARNGRLDSRVLSSLPIFVHTVGGEEKTECAVCLMEFREGENGRLLPRCNHRFHTECVDMWFQSHSTCPLCRASIEFSAPDSGAAV, from the coding sequence ATGGCAAGGCCAAATCGAACGCTATCAGCCAGCCAGAGTTCCAGTGGATCTCCCCCGGCCGAGCACGCTCACGGGGCACGCCAAAACCGAACCTTATACGCTGTTCTCTTGGCCCTCAACATACTTCTCATCCTTCTCTTCTACTTTGGTATCTGGCGTTACTGTAGGAAGGACCAGCGAGTAGGTGACACCAACGCTGCCGCCGCCTCTTCCTCCGCTCCCAGCGCTCCCAGTCCTTATGCTAGAAACGGGAGGCTGGATTCCCGAGTCCTCTCGTCGTTGCCAATCTTCGTGCACACCGTCGGCGGCGAGGAGAAGACGGAGTGCGCTGTGTGTTTGATGGAGTTCAGGGAGGGCGAGAATGGCCGGCTGCTGCCGAGGTGCAACCATCGCTTCCATACGGAGTGCGTCGACATGTGGTTTCAGAGTCACTCAACCTGCCCTCTTTGCCGGGCTTCAATCGAGTTCAGTGCTCCAGATTCTGGCGCGGCGGTGTGA